CTCGGAACCGGTGAGCACCCGGTCGCCGGCGGTCGGCGCGCTGGCCGCGATCTGACCGGAGGGCACGGCGTCGTCGTGCCGGTTGACCACCCGGGGGGTGAGACCCGCGTCCCGGACGGCGTTCTCGGCCGCCGACTGGGTCAGCCCGACGACCGTGGGCGCCGCTGACCAGCGACCGCTGAACCACCAGCCGCCGGCCGCGGCGATCATCCCGAGCACCAGGGCGGCGATCAGCGCGATCGCCCAGACGCGGCGCCGGCGGGACACGGGGAGCGGGCTGTCGTCGGCACCGGTCTCGTCGACCGGGTCGGGCAGCGATCGGTCGGGCGCGCCGACCACCGTGGCGTGGCCCGGGCGGGTCGCTCCGGCGGGCGGGGTCGGACGGGGGCCGTGGAGGACACGGGTGCCGTCGTCGGCGGACGTCGCCGGGTCGGGCGTGCCGGCATCGGAGGGCGCCGGGGCCGGGGGCGGGGCCGATCGTCGGGGCGCCGGAACGACGACGGTGGGCAGTCCGTCGGCGTCGGCGGCCGCGATCAGCTGACGCAGGAACGCGGCAGCGTCCCGGGGGCGCGCCGCGGGGTCGCGTCGGGTCGCGGCGACGATCAGCCGGTCCAGCGTGGCCGGCACCTGCGTGCCGGCCGGCTCGGTCGAGGGGGGCGGCACGTCCCGGTGGACGTGGGCGTAGGCGACGGCCATCGGGGTGTCGCCCCCGTACGGCGGGTGCCCGGTCAGCATCTCCCAGGCCACGATCCCGGCGGCGTACACGTCGGTGCGGGGGTCGGCGGCGCCGGTCTCCACCTGTTCGGGCGCGAGGTAGGCGACCGTGCCGAGGATGACGTCGCCGGTGGCCAGGGTGGCCGAGTGCAGCGGCCGGACGAGCCCGAAGTCGGCGATCTTGACCGTGCCGGTCGAGGAGATCAGGACGTTCTCAGGTTTGACGTCGCGGTGCACCAGTCCGGCCGCGTGCGCGGCGGCGAGGGCGGCGAGCAGCGGCCGTAGCACGGCCACCGTGGTCGCCGGGTCCAGCGGCGCCCGCTGCCGCAGCAGGTCGCGCAGGGTGCCGCCGTCGACGAGTTCCATCACCAGGTAGACCCGGTCGCCGTCCCGGCCGAAGTCGTGGACGCCGACCACCCCGGGGTGGGCCAGCCCGGCGGACAGCCGCGCC
This window of the Nakamurella flava genome carries:
- the pknB gene encoding Stk1 family PASTA domain-containing Ser/Thr kinase yields the protein MGNETGLASGTLLDGRYRVGSPIARGGMSTVYRGLDLRLDRAVAIKVMSPAYAADPAFLARFEREARLSAGLAHPGVVGVHDFGRDGDRVYLVMELVDGGTLRDLLRQRAPLDPATTVAVLRPLLAALAAAHAAGLVHRDVKPENVLISSTGTVKIADFGLVRPLHSATLATGDVILGTVAYLAPEQVETGAADPRTDVYAAGIVAWEMLTGHPPYGGDTPMAVAYAHVHRDVPPPSTEPAGTQVPATLDRLIVAATRRDPAARPRDAAAFLRQLIAAADADGLPTVVVPAPRRSAPPPAPAPSDAGTPDPATSADDGTRVLHGPRPTPPAGATRPGHATVVGAPDRSLPDPVDETGADDSPLPVSRRRRVWAIALIAALVLGMIAAAGGWWFSGRWSAAPTVVGLTQSAAENAVRDAGLTPRVVNRHDDAVPSGQIAASAPTAGDRVLTGSEVELDVSLGRPVVPDVAAGTPVDIATAAVSGADLTPRTGSPAFDDTAPAGTVLRTDPTSGTTLTVGADVTLVLSAGPAPVDVPEIAGDSETDAAATLVSAGLRTGTVTRRFDADVEAGTVLDSTPAPGDRAPRGSAVDLVVAQSLTVPTLRGTAVDTARTALERDGWTVTVGTPVFDAGVNGGSVVRSDLPAGTRVDPQAAAIFLVPSNAVQVPDLDGRSVADARRIVQQLGLQFEDTTFFGGEGATVFSQSPNAGGRVPPGGTVSVAAT